CTGCCGGTTCCCAGGGCCGTACCGCCGTGCAGGCAGAAGGGGACATCGCTGCCGAGGCGTGCCGCATAGCGGTCGAGTTCGAGCCGTGTGAGGCCCAGGCTCCACAGTTCGTCGAGTGCGACGAGGGTGGCCGCGGCGTCGGCGCTGCCCCCCGCCATGCCGCCCGCGACCGGGATGCCCTTGTCGATCGTGATCGCCACGTGCGGGGGCCGCCCGGACGCCTCGGCGAGCATCTCCGCCGCCTGCCAGACCAGGTTCGTGTGATCGGACGGCACCTGCGCCGCGTCCTCACCCCGCACCTCGACCCGCAGCTCCGCCGCAGGGACGACCGCGACCGTGTCCGCGAGCGAGAGCGCCTGGAACACCGTCGTCAGCTCGTGGTAGCCGTCGTCGCGCAGGTCACCCACGGACAGGTGGAGATTGACCTTGGACGGAGCCCGGACGACCACGGGGCGATGAACGACGGAAAGCACAATGATCCACCTTAGTTCCCCCAGGTGAGCCTCGCCGAACCGACGAACGCGGGAAGACACCGACGAACCGGTCAACGAGGACGGGAATCGTCCGCATTCTCTGGCAGGGTGACCCTCATGCGCGAGACGTCGGCGAGATTGCTCAGGATGTTGTCCCTGTTGCAGATGCGGAAGGAATGGTCCGGCTCCGAACTCGCGGAGCGGCTGGCCATCACTCCCCGCACGGTGCGACGGGACATCGAGAAGCTGCGTGACCTCGGCTATCCGGTGGACTCGGCCGTCGGAGTCGGTGGGGGCTACCGCCTGGGTGCGGGCGCCGAGATGCCGCCGCTCCTCCTCGACGACGACGAGGTGGTCGCTGTCGCCTTCGGCCTGCAGTCCGGCGCCTCCGGCTCCGTGGTCGGTATCGGCGACGCGTCGATGCGTGCCCTGGCGAAGCTCCGGCAGGTGATGCCGTCCCGGCTTCGGCATCGCCTGGCCGCCCTCGAGGTGGACGTCGTCGCGCGCGGGCCCGCCGCGAGCGCCGTGGACGCGTCGACGCTCGCCGCGGTCGCCTCGGTGTGCCACAACCGCGAACGGCTCCGTTTCGACTACCGCACGTACGACGGGCAGGAGAGCCGCCGTGAGGTGGAGCCCTACCGGCTGGTGCGCTCGGGTATGCGCTGGTATCTCGTGGCGTGGGACCTCGACCGGGAGGACTGGCGCTCGTTCCGCATCGATCGGCTGACTCCGAAGATCCCGACCGGCCCCCGGTACGTCCCGCGCGAGCTTCCGGACGGCGGCGCTGCCGCTTTCGTCGCCCGCGGCATCGAGCGGGCAACCACCCACGCTCAGGCGCAGATCCTGCTCCATGCCCCGTTCGAGCGCATCGCGCCGATGATCCACGAGGACTGGGCAACCCTGGAGGAACGTCCCGACGA
This genomic interval from Rhodococcus triatomae contains the following:
- a CDS encoding 4-(cytidine 5'-diphospho)-2-C-methyl-D-erythritol kinase, with amino-acid sequence MLSVVHRPVVVRAPSKVNLHLSVGDLRDDGYHELTTVFQALSLADTVAVVPAAELRVEVRGEDAAQVPSDHTNLVWQAAEMLAEASGRPPHVAITIDKGIPVAGGMAGGSADAAATLVALDELWSLGLTRLELDRYAARLGSDVPFCLHGGTALGTGRGEKLLPVLARNTFHWVLALAKDGLSTPAVFRELDRLRAAGDPPRVDDPQALMQALAVGDAAALAPLLGNDLQAAALSLQPGLRRTLRAGVAAGALAGIVSGSGPTCAFLCADRDTAVEVSAELAGAGVARTVRVADGPVHGARLDDDESQH
- a CDS encoding helix-turn-helix transcriptional regulator; the protein is MRETSARLLRMLSLLQMRKEWSGSELAERLAITPRTVRRDIEKLRDLGYPVDSAVGVGGGYRLGAGAEMPPLLLDDDEVVAVAFGLQSGASGSVVGIGDASMRALAKLRQVMPSRLRHRLAALEVDVVARGPAASAVDASTLAAVASVCHNRERLRFDYRTYDGQESRREVEPYRLVRSGMRWYLVAWDLDREDWRSFRIDRLTPKIPTGPRYVPRELPDGGAAAFVARGIERATTHAQAQILLHAPFERIAPMIHEDWATLEERPDDRCAVHLRGESLRSIANWLSAFEVDFTIESPEELRVEARAVAEEHRRLADRYGGA